One genomic region from Kineobactrum salinum encodes:
- a CDS encoding type I restriction endonuclease subunit R, with amino-acid sequence MVNQNPEQRARDHIDRQLTAAGWAVQGTTGIDFNAGRGIAVREYQTDVGPADYVLFVDQRAVGVIEAKPDDWGHRITTAEEQSQGYARASLKWVNNKAPLRFVYESTGVITRFTDGRDPAPRSREIFNFHRPEALAKWGEEWLDNSTTLRARLQQMPPLITDGLRDCQITAITNLEDSFKQDKPRALVQMATGSGKTFTAITATYRLLKHAGAKRILFLVDTKNLGEQAEQEFMAFLPNDDNRKFTELYTAQRLKSSFVATDTQVCISTIQRMYSLLKGEELDEATEEDNPAEHVPLRRELLPVVYNSKIPPEFFDFIVIDECHRSIYNLWRQVIEYFDAYLIGLTATPDNRTYGFFKTNVVSEYDHEKAVADGVNVGNEIYVIETERTRQGGTLTAKQQIEKRERLTRRKRWEIQDEDETYTAKQLDRDIVNPDQIRTVIRTFKEKLPHIFPGRKEVPKTLIFAKTDSHADDIINTVREEFGEGNQFCKKITYKIDEDPKSVLAQFRNDYYPRIAVTVDMIATGTDVKPLECLLFMRDVKSRNYFEQMKGRGTRTLDEDSLKKVTPSATSAKTHYVIVDAIGVTRSLKTASQPLITRPGVSLKELAMGVMMGAARDEDSVSSLAGRLARLDRQLDDKDRARISEKAGGKPLLLIVGELLNAINPDTVEQRALQIAQQPEGTDPGDSARDQARDQLVGQAASVFTGELVELIDNIRRDKEQTIVHDDLDSVTRAEWDGDTTENAKVLTQEFAEYLREHQNDIDALTIYFQTPARRAEVSYNMIKTLLDQLRRDRPKLAPSAYGKPTLTWKTIRAKTPSAT; translated from the coding sequence ATGGTCAATCAAAATCCGGAGCAGCGAGCCCGCGACCATATCGACCGCCAGTTGACTGCAGCCGGCTGGGCCGTACAGGGCACCACGGGCATCGATTTCAACGCCGGGCGCGGTATCGCGGTGCGCGAGTACCAAACCGATGTCGGCCCTGCCGACTATGTACTGTTTGTCGACCAGCGGGCTGTCGGGGTGATCGAGGCCAAGCCCGACGACTGGGGCCACAGGATCACTACTGCGGAGGAGCAGTCACAGGGCTACGCCAGGGCCTCCCTGAAATGGGTCAACAACAAAGCGCCCCTGCGTTTTGTCTATGAAAGTACCGGCGTCATCACCCGCTTTACCGATGGTCGCGACCCTGCGCCCCGCTCCCGCGAAATTTTCAACTTCCACCGGCCGGAAGCCCTCGCCAAATGGGGAGAGGAATGGCTGGACAACTCAACTACCCTGCGCGCCCGCCTGCAACAGATGCCGCCGCTGATTACTGATGGCCTGCGGGATTGCCAGATAACTGCCATCACCAACCTGGAAGATTCCTTCAAGCAGGACAAACCCCGCGCCCTGGTGCAAATGGCCACCGGTTCCGGCAAAACCTTTACCGCCATCACCGCCACTTACCGGCTGCTGAAACACGCAGGCGCCAAGCGCATTCTGTTCCTGGTGGACACCAAAAACCTCGGCGAACAGGCGGAGCAGGAATTCATGGCCTTCCTGCCCAATGACGACAACCGCAAGTTCACCGAGCTATATACCGCCCAGCGGCTCAAATCCTCCTTTGTGGCCACCGACACTCAGGTCTGCATCAGCACCATTCAGCGCATGTACTCCCTGCTCAAGGGCGAAGAGCTGGACGAGGCCACCGAAGAAGATAACCCCGCCGAACATGTCCCGCTGCGAAGAGAGCTGCTACCGGTGGTGTACAACAGCAAGATTCCACCGGAGTTTTTCGATTTTATCGTCATCGACGAATGCCACCGCTCCATCTACAATCTTTGGCGGCAGGTGATCGAATACTTCGATGCCTACCTGATCGGGTTGACCGCCACCCCGGATAATCGCACTTACGGCTTTTTCAAAACGAACGTGGTCAGCGAATACGACCACGAAAAAGCCGTAGCCGATGGCGTTAACGTAGGCAACGAAATCTACGTCATCGAAACCGAAAGAACCCGACAGGGCGGCACCCTGACGGCCAAGCAGCAAATCGAAAAGCGCGAACGCCTCACCCGCAGAAAACGCTGGGAAATTCAGGACGAAGACGAAACCTACACCGCCAAGCAGCTCGACCGGGATATCGTCAATCCGGACCAGATACGCACTGTGATCCGTACCTTCAAGGAAAAGCTGCCGCACATATTCCCCGGCCGGAAAGAGGTACCCAAAACCCTGATCTTTGCCAAGACCGACAGCCACGCCGACGACATCATCAACACCGTGCGCGAGGAATTTGGCGAAGGCAACCAGTTCTGCAAGAAGATCACCTACAAAATTGACGAAGACCCGAAATCCGTCCTCGCCCAGTTCCGCAACGACTACTATCCGCGCATAGCCGTCACCGTGGATATGATTGCCACCGGCACCGATGTTAAACCGCTGGAATGCCTGTTGTTTATGCGCGATGTAAAAAGCCGCAACTACTTCGAGCAGATGAAGGGCAGGGGTACCCGCACCCTGGATGAAGACAGCCTGAAAAAGGTCACCCCCTCTGCCACCAGCGCTAAAACCCACTACGTGATTGTGGATGCGATAGGGGTGACGAGATCCCTGAAAACTGCCAGCCAGCCGCTGATTACCAGACCTGGCGTCTCCCTTAAGGAGCTGGCCATGGGCGTTATGATGGGCGCCGCCCGGGATGAAGACAGCGTAAGCTCACTGGCGGGCCGCCTGGCCCGGCTGGATAGACAGCTAGATGACAAAGACCGCGCCCGCATCAGCGAAAAGGCCGGTGGTAAACCGCTATTGCTGATTGTGGGTGAATTGCTCAACGCCATAAACCCGGATACCGTCGAACAAAGAGCCCTGCAAATCGCCCAGCAACCGGAAGGCACCGACCCCGGCGACAGCGCCCGCGATCAGGCCCGCGACCAATTGGTAGGTCAGGCCGCCAGCGTGTTCACCGGCGAACTGGTGGAGCTGATCGACAACATCCGCCGCGACAAGGAGCAAACCATCGTCCACGATGACCTGGACAGCGTCACTCGCGCCGAGTGGGACGGCGACACCACCGAAAACGCCAAGGTGCTGACCCAGGAGTTTGCCGAATACCTGCGCGAACACCAAAACGACATAGATGCGCTCACCATCTACTTCCAAACCCCGGCCCGTCGCGCCGAGGTTAGTTACAACATGATCAAAACCCTGCTCGACCAACTGCGACGAGACCGCCCCAAGCTGGCCCCCAGCGCGTATGGCAAGCCTACGCTCACCTGGAAGACTATCAGGGCGAAAACCCCATCAGCGACCTGA
- a CDS encoding four-helix bundle copper-binding protein, with amino-acid sequence MTSEKYSTCIDACNACADACDHCSVACLGEPGVANLGRCIRLDMDCAALCRLAAGFMSRDSEHASSICRACAELCDACAQECEKHDHDHCRQCAQACRDCAAACRDMAA; translated from the coding sequence ATGACTAGTGAAAAGTACAGCACCTGCATCGACGCCTGCAACGCTTGCGCGGACGCCTGTGACCACTGTTCGGTGGCATGCCTGGGGGAACCCGGTGTGGCCAACCTGGGCCGGTGCATTCGCCTGGATATGGATTGCGCGGCCCTGTGCCGGCTGGCGGCCGGGTTCATGTCCAGGGACAGCGAACACGCAAGCTCGATTTGTCGAGCCTGCGCCGAACTGTGTGACGCTTGTGCGCAAGAGTGCGAAAAACACGATCACGATCATTGCAGGCAATGCGCCCAGGCATGTCGCGACTGCGCCGCAGCCTGCCGCGATATGGCGGCCTGA